One window from the genome of Dioscorea cayenensis subsp. rotundata cultivar TDr96_F1 chromosome 3, TDr96_F1_v2_PseudoChromosome.rev07_lg8_w22 25.fasta, whole genome shotgun sequence encodes:
- the LOC120250148 gene encoding sphinganine C4-monooxygenase 1-like codes for MALGISDEVLSTYVPVVVYWVFSGIYGLLGYIEGSRLHPKNAENEENVASKIQVLRGVLLQQVVQIAVVSLMMKVIGDNNGAPPPQPSFLVSACQFLIAMVVLDLWQYFGHRYMHANKFLFKHIHSKHHALVVPYAWGSLYNHPLEGLILDTVGGSLAFLLSGMTPRTSICFFSFTTIKALDMHSGLFLKWNPFQLCFRNNVAYHDIHHQLKGNKYNYAQPFFVFWDIIFGTHMPFTVEEREGGGFEARPVKDA; via the exons atggcGCTTGGGATCTCTGATGAAGTTTTAAGCACCTACGTGCCAGTAGTAGTGTACTGGGTTTTCTCAGGGATATATGGACTTTTAGGTTACATAGAAGGCAGCCGTTTGCACCCAAAAAACGCAGAAAATGAGGAGAATGTAGCTTCTAAAATTCAAGTTCTCAGAGGTGTACTTCTCCAGCAAGTTGTTCAGATTGCAGTTGTATCCCTAATGATGAAG GTTATCGGTGACAACAATGGTGCACCACCACCGCAGCCGTCTTTTCTAGTGAGTGCATGCCAGTTCTTAATTGCCATGGTTGTTCTTGATTTATGGCAGTACTTTGGGCATAGATACATGCACGCTAACAAGTTCTTATTCAAGCACATACATTCAAAGCACCATGCGTTGGTTGTGCCCTATGCATGGGGCTCTCTTTACAACCATCCCTTAGAGGGCCTCATTCTGGACACCGTTGGTGGCTCTTTGGCCTTTCTCCTTTCCGGCATGACACCAAGGACTAGCAtctgtttcttctcttttacaACTATTAAGGCTTTGGACATGCACTCTGGTTTGTTTCTAAAGTGGAATCCTTTCCAATTGTGTTTTAGGAACAATGTTGCTTACCATGATATTCATCATCAGCTGAAAGGAAACAAGTATAACTATGCACAGCCTTTCTTTGTCTTTTGGGACATCATCTTTGGAACTCACATGCCTTTCACTGTGGAGGAGAGGGAGGGAGGTGGCTTTGAGGCTAGACCAGTCAAGGATGCATGA